Proteins co-encoded in one Tachysurus fulvidraco isolate hzauxx_2018 chromosome 17, HZAU_PFXX_2.0, whole genome shotgun sequence genomic window:
- the LOC113636115 gene encoding transmembrane protein 271-like: MKLSGKGACAVVSSSLLFACAVSAAVVGFECLSLGAKVKAHFQLSAAAGAFYSGILLGLGQSLLAIALLCCRGKAACRNFFLFGLLVFLLGVLTAFSGAVVDGDAVSLVERKYSRYCLDTLDVPAACGRLKDYQRGLVASTVLNALECLIGLVNLVVIKRYQAAQVYRRRRAHRRSAREVLLVEERELTVAANFRSVSYISLAACGSQAREDGAEARKSGHPSIELPGYVPSQNVLHHVYGFSYPPANDSPPAYEDIFPGERRNKAFEC; encoded by the coding sequence ATGAAGTTGAGTGGCAAAGGAGCGTGCGCCGTCGTCTCCAGCAGCCTGCTATTCGCGTGCGCCGTGAGCGCAGCAGTGGTGGGGTTCGAGTGTCTCTCTCTGGGAGCCAAAGTGAAAGCGCACTTCCAACTGAGCGCGGCTGCTGGTGCGTTTTACTCGGGAATCCTGCTCGGACTTGGACAGTCACTGCTGGCCATTGCGTTGCTCTGCTGCAGGGGCAAAGCTGCGTGTCGCAATTTTTTCCTCTTTGGGCTTCTTGTGTTCCTGCTCGGCGTGCTCACTGCGTTCTCGGGCGCGGTGGTAGACGGCGACGCCGTGTCACTCGTGGAGCGGAAGTACTCGCGCTACTGCCTGGACACATTGGATGTACCTGCGGCGTGCGGGCGCCTCAAGGATTACCAGCGTGGCCTGGTGGCGTCCACCGTACTTAACGCGCTCGAGTGCCTCATTGGGCTTGTAAACCTGGTGGTCATCAAGCGGTACCAGGCGGCTCAGGTTTACCGGAGGCGCAGAGCGCACAGGCGCAGCGCGCGCGAGGTCTTGCTTGTCGAGGAGCGCGAGCTCACAGTGGCCGCCAACTTTCGGTCGGTCTCCTATATCAGCTTAGCGGCGTGCGGCTCCCAGGCGCGTGAGGACGGTGCAGAGGCGCGGAAAAGCGGTCATCCGTCTATCGAACTACCGGGCTACGTGCCTTCCCAAAACGTGCTCCACCACGTGTACGGTTTCTCTTATCCGCCAGCTAACGACTCACCGCCGGCCTACGAGGACATATTCCCCGGGGAAAGGAGGAACAAAGCGTTTGAGTgttaa